A portion of the Granulosicoccus antarcticus IMCC3135 genome contains these proteins:
- a CDS encoding sensor histidine kinase, translating to MSSIQRKLSVSLAIGITLLWLLASVVSSLIIHHELEEAADSALRVTARQLLAIGAVASEFSVESEAVTEMDSRTVSGTKSKPESGSGTESLRTLQLRRAQQAELSAGEGRRMEEVKGLLGYVIRDAGGAALVIGGKLPQTLLVQKIPSGFSSIEGYRVYIEQSVVSQRSILIAEPLEHRNEINQGAIIVLSLSLLLLIPLSLLLVWWVVRGSMHEVESVQQDIESRGGNDLSVLATTDMPRELVPIVESVNRLLGRLSRTLESERNFTTNSAHELRTPIASALAQTQRQIASLPDGTERERARRIEQTLQELARTSEKLMQLARAESGSMINDVPTNAFPIIEYLLDEYKSLRVEASRLQLYCITEAQFHTVLDPDGVAILLRNLIDNALKHGAANSTIEVVVDSEPNEIRVINSGPVIPAAELQGLKERFKRYSSGTDGNGAEVADHVDIGPTGSGLGLAIAETIAGHAGITLTLQSPARGRSDGFEAILSAGWLQTTRA from the coding sequence TTGAGCAGTATTCAGCGCAAGCTGAGTGTCAGTCTTGCGATAGGCATCACGCTGCTCTGGTTGCTGGCATCGGTGGTGTCGAGCCTGATCATTCATCATGAGCTCGAAGAAGCTGCTGATAGTGCTTTGCGGGTTACGGCTCGACAGCTGCTTGCCATCGGAGCGGTAGCATCGGAGTTTTCAGTAGAATCCGAGGCCGTCACGGAGATGGATTCGAGGACGGTGTCCGGAACCAAATCGAAACCCGAGTCTGGGTCCGGGACTGAGTCGCTGCGCACATTGCAACTCAGGAGGGCTCAGCAGGCTGAGCTGAGTGCTGGCGAAGGACGACGAATGGAAGAGGTTAAAGGCCTGTTGGGGTACGTTATCCGAGACGCTGGCGGTGCGGCACTCGTCATCGGTGGCAAGTTGCCGCAAACGTTATTGGTACAGAAGATACCTTCCGGTTTTTCCTCGATTGAAGGCTACCGGGTGTACATCGAACAGTCAGTGGTATCTCAACGTTCCATTCTCATAGCCGAGCCGTTGGAGCATCGCAATGAGATCAATCAGGGCGCCATTATCGTGCTTTCATTATCGTTGTTGCTGCTTATACCCTTGAGTCTGCTACTGGTCTGGTGGGTGGTACGTGGCAGCATGCACGAGGTGGAATCCGTGCAACAGGACATCGAGAGTCGCGGCGGTAATGATCTGAGTGTTCTTGCTACGACCGATATGCCTCGAGAACTGGTGCCGATCGTGGAGTCCGTGAATCGTCTGCTTGGTCGCTTGAGCCGGACACTGGAATCGGAGCGCAATTTCACCACCAACAGTGCGCATGAGTTGCGAACGCCCATTGCCAGTGCTCTGGCTCAGACTCAGCGACAGATCGCATCACTGCCGGATGGGACAGAGCGAGAACGTGCCAGAAGAATAGAGCAGACGCTACAAGAACTGGCCAGAACCTCGGAGAAGTTGATGCAACTGGCCAGAGCGGAATCAGGCTCGATGATCAATGATGTACCGACTAATGCGTTTCCGATCATCGAGTATCTGCTGGACGAATACAAATCCTTGCGGGTGGAAGCATCCAGGCTACAGCTTTATTGCATCACTGAGGCTCAGTTCCATACCGTACTGGACCCGGATGGGGTCGCGATTTTGCTGCGTAATCTGATTGATAATGCGCTGAAGCATGGTGCGGCGAACAGCACGATAGAGGTCGTTGTGGACAGTGAGCCCAATGAAATACGGGTGATTAACAGCGGGCCTGTGATTCCGGCTGCAGAGTTGCAGGGCTTGAAAGAGCGCTTCAAGCGTTACTCGTCCGGCACTGACGGCAATGGTGCCGAGGTGGCAGATCATGTGGACATCGGCCCGACGGGTTCCGGTCTGGGCTTGGCTATTGCCGAGACGATAGCCGGACATGCAGGCATCACACTGACGTTGCAGTCTCCTGCAAGAGGGCGATCTGACGGGTTTGAAGCCATCCTGTCGGCAGGCTGGCTTCAAACCACTAGAGCTTAA
- a CDS encoding cytochrome b/b6 domain-containing protein, which yields MKNNQTISVWDPFVRFFHWSLVASFAIAWLSAEDWRDLHEWAGYSAALLIGTRLIWGLAGSYYARFQQFVRTPASVAAFLQAMRGRKEPRYIGHNPAGGYMIVALILAMLVTALTGWMYTLDAFWGVQWVMNIHDATATLMLMMVLIHVTGVLHASYRHKENLIKAMINGKKRGAEPGDIT from the coding sequence GTGAAGAACAACCAGACAATATCCGTCTGGGACCCGTTCGTGCGATTTTTTCACTGGAGCCTCGTCGCCAGCTTTGCCATCGCCTGGCTGAGCGCCGAGGACTGGCGGGATCTGCATGAATGGGCCGGCTACAGTGCGGCCCTACTGATCGGTACTCGTTTGATATGGGGCCTGGCAGGCTCTTACTATGCGCGATTCCAGCAATTTGTCAGAACACCAGCCAGCGTCGCGGCTTTCCTGCAAGCCATGCGAGGGCGCAAGGAGCCCCGTTACATTGGCCACAATCCGGCTGGCGGCTACATGATTGTGGCACTCATTCTGGCCATGCTGGTAACGGCCCTCACAGGCTGGATGTACACACTGGATGCATTCTGGGGTGTGCAATGGGTCATGAATATCCATGACGCCACCGCCACACTCATGTTAATGATGGTTCTTATTCATGTTACTGGTGTGCTTCATGCGAGCTATCGGCACAAGGAAAACCTGATCAAAGCCATGATCAATGGCAAGAAGCGAGGCGCCGAACCCGGCGACATCACTTGA
- a CDS encoding glutamine synthetase family protein has protein sequence MRKQQQLNWLQEQNDIENVFACICDLNGTLRGKRVDVDQAGKILDGNMRMPLSLAGVDIWGEDIENSELVFETGDADGICQPTGRDIVPINWTSKPTALIPLWLYEESGAPFPGDPRHALNDIVQRFKARGLTPVVATELEFYLVDPSEQEPQPPLSPVTGKRLDSDGALSLDELEHFDAFLNDVYAACHAQGIPADTAISENGAGQFEINMRHVADAVRAADDAVLFKRLVRGIARQHGFAATFMAKPYGLRAGNGFHVHFSMEDEEGKNVFDNGGEQGTDIMLNAVAGLLRTMQENALAFAPHENSFRRLLPGTHAPSSVGWGYENRTVAVRVPGGNFKARRIEHRVAGADANPYLVLTSILGGALLGIENGWMPTAPITGDAYSIAKDLPHLPLDWASAIEAFATGSHIRSIYPRRLQSMLVGCKRQEQFRFNRHVTDFEYHSYLETV, from the coding sequence ATGCGAAAGCAACAGCAACTGAATTGGTTGCAAGAACAAAACGACATCGAAAATGTCTTCGCCTGTATCTGTGATCTCAACGGCACCTTGCGTGGCAAGCGTGTTGATGTCGATCAGGCAGGCAAGATTCTCGATGGCAACATGCGTATGCCCTTGTCTCTGGCCGGCGTCGACATTTGGGGTGAGGACATCGAAAACAGCGAGCTGGTTTTCGAAACCGGTGATGCCGATGGCATCTGCCAGCCAACCGGGCGGGATATCGTACCGATCAACTGGACATCCAAGCCCACGGCTCTGATTCCCCTGTGGCTCTATGAAGAGAGCGGTGCGCCTTTTCCGGGTGATCCGAGGCATGCATTGAACGATATCGTGCAGCGTTTCAAGGCACGTGGCCTGACACCGGTGGTTGCAACCGAACTTGAATTTTATCTGGTGGACCCATCGGAACAAGAACCACAACCACCCTTGTCACCCGTCACCGGCAAGCGTCTGGATTCCGACGGCGCCTTGTCGCTTGATGAGCTGGAGCATTTCGATGCCTTCCTCAATGATGTTTATGCGGCTTGCCATGCCCAGGGTATTCCTGCTGATACGGCTATCTCTGAGAACGGCGCCGGGCAATTTGAAATCAATATGCGCCATGTTGCTGACGCGGTACGTGCGGCTGATGATGCGGTACTGTTCAAGCGCCTGGTGCGTGGCATTGCCAGGCAACATGGGTTTGCCGCAACCTTCATGGCCAAGCCTTATGGGCTGCGTGCCGGCAATGGCTTCCATGTGCATTTCTCGATGGAAGACGAGGAGGGCAAGAACGTCTTTGACAATGGTGGTGAGCAGGGCACCGACATCATGCTGAATGCGGTTGCCGGTCTGTTGCGCACCATGCAGGAAAACGCTCTGGCCTTTGCCCCGCACGAAAATTCCTTCCGACGCTTGCTGCCGGGCACTCATGCTCCATCCAGTGTGGGATGGGGTTATGAGAATCGTACCGTTGCGGTGCGTGTTCCCGGAGGTAACTTCAAGGCGCGTCGGATCGAACATCGGGTCGCCGGTGCGGATGCCAACCCCTACCTGGTGTTGACCAGCATATTGGGTGGTGCACTGTTGGGCATCGAAAATGGCTGGATGCCGACTGCCCCGATTACGGGCGATGCTTATTCGATTGCCAAAGACTTACCGCACCTGCCGCTGGATTGGGCCTCTGCTATCGAAGCGTTTGCAACCGGATCGCATATTCGTTCGATCTACCCACGACGTCTGCAGTCCATGCTGGTGGGCTGCAAGCGACAGGAGCAATTTCGCTTCAACCGTCATGTAACCGATTTTGAATATCACAGCTACCTGGAAACAGTCTGA
- a CDS encoding response regulator transcription factor: MRILLVEDNVQLGDAVREQMLSDGHAIDHMLNLKDAGACLSTTAYDLVLLDMMLPDGKGLVLLQKLRQKKDMTPVIILTALDQISDRISGLNAGADDYLVKPFDLAELSARVGAVARRYAGNPNPVVTVGDLRIDLAARELRCNDRVVDLTPREWSLMEALVQRPNRTVSKASLENRLYDLGAEVESNTVEVHISRLRKKIGRDRIQTVRGIGYRLANGTQP; the protein is encoded by the coding sequence ATGCGCATACTGCTGGTAGAAGACAACGTTCAGCTGGGTGATGCAGTGCGTGAGCAGATGCTCAGTGACGGGCATGCGATCGATCACATGCTGAACCTGAAGGATGCAGGCGCCTGTCTGAGTACGACGGCCTACGATCTTGTTCTGCTGGACATGATGCTGCCTGACGGCAAGGGGCTGGTACTACTACAGAAGCTCAGGCAGAAAAAGGATATGACTCCTGTGATCATACTCACCGCCCTGGATCAGATCTCTGATCGCATTTCGGGGCTGAACGCGGGGGCGGATGATTATCTGGTCAAACCGTTCGATCTTGCCGAGTTGTCGGCACGTGTCGGCGCTGTTGCCAGGCGTTATGCCGGCAATCCGAATCCTGTCGTAACTGTGGGTGATCTGCGGATTGACCTTGCTGCCCGGGAGTTACGCTGTAATGATCGTGTCGTCGATCTGACTCCGCGGGAATGGAGTCTGATGGAGGCCCTGGTGCAAAGGCCCAATCGAACCGTGTCCAAGGCGAGTCTGGAAAACCGTTTATATGATCTGGGTGCTGAGGTTGAAAGTAATACGGTGGAGGTACATATCAGTCGCTTGCGCAAGAAAATTGGCCGCGACCGGATTCAGACTGTGCGTGGTATCGGCTATCGTCTCGCCAATGGAACTCAGCCTTGA
- a CDS encoding TlpA family protein disulfide reductase — translation MKIVKQLLGVLILFAGSHQLFAQQQLEAADFDLANYKGKIVYVDFWASWCTPCRASFPFMADIASEHKDDLAIVAINVDEKRDDAVAFLVDYETPFDIVFDHGGELAAQYEVPGMPTSYLYDREGQLIGKHVGFRKKDSDELRQWITENISR, via the coding sequence ATGAAAATTGTCAAACAGCTGCTAGGCGTCCTCATACTCTTTGCCGGAAGTCATCAACTCTTCGCTCAGCAACAGCTGGAAGCCGCAGATTTCGATCTTGCCAACTACAAGGGCAAGATCGTCTATGTGGATTTCTGGGCGTCCTGGTGCACGCCTTGCCGTGCCTCCTTCCCTTTCATGGCCGATATTGCCAGTGAGCACAAGGATGATCTGGCTATCGTGGCCATCAATGTTGATGAAAAACGCGACGACGCAGTGGCATTTCTCGTCGACTATGAAACACCCTTCGACATTGTGTTCGATCATGGTGGAGAGCTAGCGGCACAATACGAGGTCCCCGGCATGCCGACCTCCTACCTGTATGACCGTGAAGGACAGCTGATTGGTAAACATGTGGGCTTCCGGAAGAAGGATTCCGACGAGCTGCGTCAATGGATCACGGAGAACATCAGTAGATAG
- a CDS encoding NAD(P)/FAD-dependent oxidoreductase, protein MSAAIHSYAGNGEHTGSYYAASANPAPHRPELEGDVEVDICVVGAGYSGLSTALHLVEKGYQVAIVEGARVGWGASGRNGGQIVNGLNASLQTIRKRYGQDTATFVAGMMQEGGSIIRERIATYDIQCDLKETNIFVGLTSAHMRELDERRLLWKSYGIDNQRLLDANELREHVDSDLYKGGLIDYSGGHMHPLNLALGEAQAFESLGGTLYEMSPVTEVDTNAAKPLVKTAKGQVRCKTLVLCGNAYLGGVVPALTSRVMPVSTQVMATEPLSEELARSLIPGDGCVEDIRYILDYYRMSADRRLLFGGGTVYGGADPVDIEAKLRGNMLKVFPQLNSVKVDYAWSGNFALSFSRVPQMGRLGDNTYYAHGYSGHGVTGSHTFGRILSEAIDGDLSRFDVFAGLPWYPFPGGRALRVPYSVMGSWWYGVRDRLGV, encoded by the coding sequence ATGAGTGCTGCTATTCATTCCTATGCCGGTAATGGCGAACACACTGGAAGCTACTACGCGGCATCCGCCAATCCTGCGCCGCACAGGCCTGAGTTGGAAGGTGATGTAGAAGTTGATATCTGCGTGGTGGGTGCCGGTTACAGCGGCCTGTCGACTGCCTTGCACCTGGTAGAGAAAGGCTATCAGGTAGCGATTGTGGAAGGAGCTCGGGTTGGCTGGGGAGCATCGGGACGCAATGGTGGTCAGATCGTCAACGGTCTGAATGCCAGTCTGCAAACCATCCGCAAGCGCTACGGTCAGGATACCGCTACCTTTGTTGCCGGCATGATGCAAGAGGGCGGCAGCATCATTCGCGAGCGTATCGCCACCTACGACATCCAGTGCGACCTGAAGGAGACCAATATCTTTGTAGGCCTGACCAGTGCACATATGCGTGAGCTGGATGAGCGGCGCTTGCTGTGGAAAAGCTACGGTATTGATAATCAGCGCCTGCTGGACGCCAACGAATTACGCGAGCATGTCGATTCAGACCTCTACAAGGGCGGATTGATTGATTACAGTGGCGGTCATATGCATCCCTTGAACCTGGCTTTGGGTGAGGCGCAGGCGTTTGAATCGCTAGGCGGCACTCTCTACGAAATGTCCCCAGTGACAGAGGTGGATACAAACGCGGCTAAACCGCTGGTTAAAACAGCTAAAGGTCAGGTGCGTTGTAAGACTCTGGTCCTGTGTGGCAACGCCTATCTGGGCGGTGTTGTGCCTGCTTTGACATCGCGGGTCATGCCGGTTTCCACGCAGGTCATGGCAACCGAGCCATTGAGTGAAGAGCTGGCGCGCTCATTGATACCCGGTGATGGCTGTGTCGAGGATATCCGGTACATTCTTGATTATTACCGAATGTCAGCGGATCGCCGATTGCTGTTCGGTGGCGGTACTGTCTATGGTGGTGCAGACCCTGTTGATATCGAAGCCAAGCTGCGCGGTAACATGCTCAAGGTTTTCCCTCAGCTCAACAGTGTCAAGGTGGACTATGCTTGGAGTGGTAACTTTGCGCTCTCGTTCAGTCGCGTGCCGCAGATGGGGCGCCTGGGTGACAACACATACTATGCTCATGGCTACAGTGGTCATGGTGTAACCGGCTCACATACTTTCGGGCGTATTCTGTCAGAAGCCATTGATGGTGATCTTTCACGATTTGATGTGTTTGCAGGCCTGCCCTGGTACCCCTTTCCAGGAGGGCGGGCGCTGAGGGTACCGTATTCGGTCATGGGGTCCTGGTGGTACGGTGTGCGTGATCGACTGGGCGTCTGA
- a CDS encoding AEC family transporter, protein MLSLGIDWLCYYLFYPALLFMAASQRPIELDSFLLIGLLACVLVTAGLLLALCVRTLGNDTRSDKAGVSQNAWRFNTALGFVAVTALPAEAVGIMAIIVGLAIPIANLYAVLAMTNGLSHSRWQKLGEIALNPFLLASLLGVIVGLMGTSPPILVSSFLDRLADAAIPVVLLSLGAALRQSAW, encoded by the coding sequence GTGCTCTCGCTGGGGATTGACTGGCTTTGCTACTACCTGTTCTACCCGGCCCTGTTGTTCATGGCTGCCTCGCAGCGTCCCATCGAGCTGGACTCCTTTCTGCTGATCGGCCTACTGGCCTGTGTACTGGTAACGGCGGGGCTGCTGCTGGCCTTGTGTGTCAGAACGCTGGGCAATGACACTCGATCCGACAAAGCTGGCGTATCCCAGAATGCCTGGCGTTTCAATACCGCTCTGGGCTTCGTGGCAGTCACCGCTCTGCCCGCTGAAGCTGTCGGTATCATGGCCATCATTGTAGGCTTGGCGATACCGATAGCTAATCTCTACGCGGTACTGGCCATGACCAATGGCCTGTCGCATTCGCGCTGGCAAAAACTGGGCGAGATCGCGCTCAACCCGTTTCTACTGGCAAGCTTGCTGGGTGTGATAGTCGGTCTCATGGGCACCTCACCGCCCATATTGGTGTCCAGCTTTCTGGACAGGCTTGCCGATGCCGCCATCCCTGTTGTACTGCTGTCTCTGGGCGCCGCACTTCGACAATCGGCCTGGTGA
- a CDS encoding substrate-binding domain-containing protein gives MLLQKTLKSVLLGIALAVSGLSTAHAENPFIVVQSTTSTQNSGLLDVILPQFTESTGIDVRVVAVGTGQAIKNASNGDGDVLLVHAKPAEEKFIEEGQGVERFDVMYNDFVLVGPAADPAGIAGGSDIAAAMATIADTQSTFASRGDDSGTHKAELRLWDMANVDAQAASGDWYRETGSGMGATLNAGTGMSAYVLTDRATWIAFGNKGDYQIAVEGDERLFNQYGVILVNPAKHANVKAKEGQIFIDWLIGKAGQNAIADFKIDGEQLFFPNSNYN, from the coding sequence ATGCTTCTGCAAAAAACACTCAAAAGTGTCCTGCTTGGCATCGCCTTGGCAGTCTCAGGCTTGAGTACAGCCCATGCTGAGAACCCGTTCATCGTTGTTCAGTCAACAACGTCCACCCAGAATTCAGGCTTGCTGGATGTCATCCTGCCGCAATTCACAGAATCAACGGGCATTGATGTTCGTGTGGTTGCCGTCGGCACCGGTCAGGCTATCAAGAACGCCTCCAATGGCGATGGTGACGTGCTGCTGGTGCATGCCAAACCTGCTGAAGAAAAATTCATCGAAGAAGGCCAGGGCGTTGAACGTTTCGATGTCATGTACAACGACTTCGTACTGGTGGGTCCGGCCGCTGACCCTGCGGGTATCGCAGGCGGATCCGACATCGCCGCTGCCATGGCAACAATCGCAGACACCCAATCCACTTTTGCCTCAAGAGGTGATGATTCCGGTACTCACAAGGCAGAACTGAGATTGTGGGACATGGCCAATGTGGATGCGCAAGCCGCCTCTGGCGATTGGTATCGCGAGACTGGATCAGGCATGGGTGCCACATTGAATGCCGGTACGGGTATGTCAGCCTACGTTCTGACAGATCGAGCGACCTGGATTGCCTTTGGCAACAAGGGTGACTACCAGATCGCTGTAGAAGGAGACGAGCGACTGTTCAATCAGTACGGGGTGATTCTGGTCAACCCGGCCAAGCATGCGAACGTTAAAGCCAAAGAAGGTCAGATTTTCATCGATTGGCTGATAGGTAAAGCAGGTCAGAACGCCATCGCTGATTTCAAGATCGATGGAGAGCAGCTGTTCTTCCCGAACTCCAACTATAATTAA
- a CDS encoding NAD-dependent succinate-semialdehyde dehydrogenase, which translates to MNNLQKLLKRKDLLCSAGFLAGNWVAQSSSKKEFSVTNPATGEVLATLPDFGREEASQAIDIAYVAQKAWAAKTGKERGAVLRLWHDLMIENADDLAAILTAEMGKPLAEARGEILYGASFVEWFAEEAKRIYGETIPGHQADKRIIVLKQPIGVVSSITPWNFPNAMIARKMAPALAVGCAFVAKPAAETPLSALAIALLAQEAGLPEGLLSILPSTSSSEMGKEFCENHKVRKLTFTGSTPVGRILMKQAADQVMRTSMELGGNAPFIVFDDANIDAAVEGAMISKYRNNGQTCVCANRIYVQAAVYDQFAEKLAVAVSKIKVGEGFEEGVSAGPLIDDKALAKVEDHIADAVSHGATVLTGGKRHSLGRTFFEPTVLTGVNKSMKVATEETFGPVAPLFKFDDVDDVIEQANDTIFGLASYFYANDLNRVWKVAEALEYGMVGVNTGLISTEVAPFGGVKQSGQGHEGSHHGCDDYLEMKYLCLGGIS; encoded by the coding sequence ATGAATAACCTTCAGAAACTCCTGAAACGTAAGGACTTGCTGTGTTCCGCAGGTTTTCTTGCTGGCAACTGGGTTGCACAATCCAGCAGCAAGAAGGAATTTTCCGTCACCAACCCTGCCACCGGCGAGGTATTGGCCACATTGCCGGACTTCGGTCGCGAAGAAGCCAGCCAGGCTATCGACATCGCTTATGTGGCACAAAAAGCATGGGCTGCGAAAACCGGTAAGGAACGCGGCGCTGTCTTGCGTCTGTGGCACGATCTGATGATCGAAAACGCCGATGATCTGGCTGCCATTCTAACGGCTGAAATGGGTAAGCCCCTCGCAGAAGCCCGCGGCGAAATTCTCTATGGCGCAAGCTTTGTTGAATGGTTTGCAGAAGAGGCCAAGCGTATCTACGGCGAGACCATCCCCGGGCATCAAGCCGACAAGCGGATCATCGTTCTCAAGCAGCCTATCGGTGTCGTCTCCTCCATCACGCCGTGGAACTTCCCTAATGCAATGATCGCTCGCAAGATGGCACCGGCACTGGCCGTCGGTTGCGCGTTTGTTGCCAAACCCGCCGCTGAAACTCCCTTATCGGCACTGGCTATTGCCTTGCTGGCGCAGGAAGCCGGCTTGCCGGAAGGTTTGCTGAGCATTCTGCCGTCAACCTCCTCCTCTGAAATGGGCAAGGAATTCTGCGAAAACCACAAGGTTCGCAAGCTGACCTTCACAGGCTCGACCCCGGTTGGTCGCATTCTGATGAAACAGGCTGCCGATCAGGTCATGCGAACCTCAATGGAGCTGGGCGGTAATGCACCTTTCATCGTATTTGATGATGCCAATATCGACGCCGCCGTTGAGGGCGCCATGATTTCCAAGTATCGCAACAATGGCCAGACCTGCGTTTGCGCCAATCGCATTTATGTGCAGGCAGCTGTTTATGATCAGTTTGCCGAAAAACTGGCGGTAGCCGTCAGCAAAATCAAAGTGGGTGAAGGCTTTGAAGAGGGTGTATCAGCAGGGCCCTTGATTGATGACAAGGCACTGGCGAAGGTCGAAGATCATATTGCAGATGCCGTCTCTCACGGTGCCACCGTCCTGACCGGCGGCAAGCGGCATAGTCTTGGCCGTACTTTCTTCGAACCCACCGTACTCACAGGCGTGAACAAGTCCATGAAAGTGGCTACCGAAGAGACCTTCGGGCCGGTTGCTCCCTTATTCAAATTCGACGACGTGGACGATGTCATCGAACAGGCCAACGATACAATCTTCGGTCTGGCCTCCTATTTCTATGCCAACGATCTGAACCGGGTATGGAAGGTCGCCGAGGCTTTGGAATACGGCATGGTTGGCGTCAACACTGGCCTTATTTCCACCGAAGTTGCACCGTTTGGCGGTGTCAAGCAGTCAGGTCAGGGTCACGAAGGCTCACACCACGGCTGCGATGATTATCTGGAAATGAAATACCTCTGCCTCGGTGGTATCAGCTAA
- a CDS encoding DUF4266 domain-containing protein translates to MKTTPRLQHLSRILVLGPLLIALGGCSSLGVQPWERGTLARPEMALTSQPIAAALDDHIYFSKEASSGGRSFGGGGCGCN, encoded by the coding sequence ATGAAAACAACACCTCGCTTGCAACACTTGTCTCGAATACTCGTTCTCGGCCCCCTGCTGATCGCGCTGGGCGGCTGCAGTTCTCTGGGCGTGCAGCCCTGGGAAAGAGGCACGCTGGCCAGACCAGAAATGGCATTGACCAGCCAGCCAATCGCCGCGGCACTGGATGACCACATCTACTTCAGCAAGGAGGCCTCCAGTGGTGGTCGCAGTTTTGGAGGCGGTGGCTGTGGCTGTAACTGA
- a CDS encoding DUF3570 domain-containing protein, with translation MVVAVLEAVAVAVTDSSQTNKSRHPSIRATLGIATGALLASGGVSADWLPDLQDWETSAGLMYYSESGRVSAIEPVISAKKNLDTDEYLTLKLTLDTLTGASATGAVSSELPQTFTRPSGNGSYTIASGQTPLDDTFKDTRLTFNANWERPVAEELTLNLGTALSKEYDYLSLGISGGLAKDINAGNTTLSGGLSLSADSGSPVGGEPIPFAAMQPEDTDPLRQGSGSDKQVIDAVFGLTQIINKRSLFQINYSLSSSDGYLNDPYKFISVVDPITGNPVFENSVQPDLPTVAYENRPDSRTKHSLYAQYKIALGDNILDSSYRFLTDDWGINSHTLDFRYRIASNNGSYWQPHIRLYQQSAADFYTPFFVGSERPVSGDSHSFASADYRLGEFTATTLGLEYGRRSGTRGWSVAAEYYLQSGKEPDKKFGALADQTLFPDVDAFFVRFIRDF, from the coding sequence GTGGTGGTCGCAGTTTTGGAGGCGGTGGCTGTGGCTGTAACTGATTCCAGTCAAACGAACAAGTCCAGACATCCATCCATACGAGCCACGCTGGGCATAGCCACGGGTGCGCTGCTGGCAAGCGGTGGTGTCAGCGCCGATTGGCTTCCCGATCTGCAGGATTGGGAAACCAGCGCAGGGCTGATGTATTACAGTGAATCGGGCCGTGTCAGTGCTATCGAACCGGTGATCAGCGCGAAGAAAAATCTGGATACCGATGAGTATCTGACACTCAAGCTGACACTGGATACGCTCACGGGAGCCTCGGCAACCGGCGCGGTCAGCTCGGAGCTACCGCAGACATTCACCCGACCATCGGGCAATGGCAGCTACACCATTGCCAGTGGACAAACGCCACTGGATGACACATTCAAGGATACGCGCCTTACCTTCAATGCAAACTGGGAACGCCCGGTAGCCGAAGAGTTGACGCTCAATCTGGGTACTGCCCTGTCGAAGGAATATGACTACCTGTCACTGGGAATCAGCGGCGGACTGGCGAAGGACATCAACGCAGGCAACACGACTCTCTCGGGTGGCCTCTCATTAAGTGCAGACTCAGGCTCCCCCGTCGGAGGTGAACCCATCCCGTTTGCGGCCATGCAGCCCGAAGATACAGACCCGCTCCGGCAAGGCTCTGGCAGTGACAAGCAAGTGATCGATGCCGTATTTGGACTGACGCAGATCATCAACAAGCGCAGTCTTTTCCAGATCAACTATTCCTTGAGCTCATCCGATGGCTATCTGAATGATCCTTACAAATTCATCAGTGTGGTTGACCCCATAACCGGTAACCCGGTGTTCGAAAACTCTGTGCAACCAGATCTGCCTACCGTGGCCTACGAGAACAGGCCGGATTCACGTACCAAGCACAGCCTGTATGCACAATACAAAATTGCCTTGGGAGACAATATTCTGGATTCCTCCTACCGTTTCCTGACTGATGACTGGGGCATCAATTCACACACACTGGACTTTCGCTACCGCATTGCCAGCAACAACGGTAGTTACTGGCAACCACATATACGCTTGTATCAGCAATCCGCAGCTGACTTCTACACACCCTTTTTCGTGGGTAGCGAGCGTCCCGTCAGTGGTGATTCGCACAGCTTTGCCTCAGCCGATTACCGCCTGGGTGAATTTACCGCCACGACTCTGGGACTGGAATACGGACGACGTTCCGGTACCCGAGGCTGGAGTGTGGCTGCTGAATATTACCTGCAATCGGGCAAAGAACCGGACAAAAAGTTCGGCGCTTTGGCAGATCAGACACTGTTCCCAGATGTTGACGCCTTTTTCGTGCGCTTCATCCGGGATTTCTAG
- a CDS encoding PepSY domain-containing protein encodes MLKQPIILTALGLLATIAAGNLYASDLCHVAEADRQPIGALQSKLESDGWKVKTIKVDEGCYEAYALNSEGERVEAYFNPQTFELIKSQKD; translated from the coding sequence ATGCTTAAACAGCCCATCATACTCACCGCACTTGGCCTGCTGGCCACCATTGCAGCCGGCAACCTCTATGCCAGCGATCTGTGCCACGTCGCCGAAGCAGACAGACAACCGATTGGAGCCCTGCAGTCCAAACTTGAATCAGATGGCTGGAAAGTCAAGACCATCAAAGTTGATGAGGGCTGCTACGAAGCTTACGCACTCAACTCAGAAGGCGAACGTGTTGAAGCCTACTTCAACCCGCAGACCTTCGAACTGATCAAGTCACAAAAAGACTAG